A window of Bos taurus isolate L1 Dominette 01449 registration number 42190680 breed Hereford chromosome 19, ARS-UCD2.0, whole genome shotgun sequence contains these coding sequences:
- the OR1A1C gene encoding olfactory receptor family 1 subfamily A member 1C, with amino-acid sequence MREDNQSSTLDFILLGVSGQQEEEDVFFILFLFIYPITLIGNLLIILAIRFDVRLHNPMYFLLASLSFVDIFFSSVTIPKALANHLLGTKAISFGGCLTQMCFMLALGNTDSYILAAMAFDRAVAITRPLHYTTIMSPRTCVLLVIGSWVIGNVNAFPHTLLTASLSFCGNQEVANFYCDIASLLKLSCSDTHFNVKMMYLGAAVFSVPLLCIIISYVRVFSTVLRVPSTKGVLKAFSTCGSHLTVVSLYYGTVMGMYFRPLTSYSLKDAVITVMYIAVTPMLNPFIYSLRNRDMKAALGKLFSRRIFS; translated from the coding sequence ATGAGAGAAGACAACCAGTCCTCTACCCTCGATTTCATCCTCCTGGGAGTTAGCGGTCAGCAGGAAGAGGAAGATGTCTTCTTCATCCTCTTTCTGTTCATTTACCCCATCACGCTGATTGGAAACCTGCTCATCATCTTGGCCATTCGCTTCGATGTTCGCCTCCACAACCCCATGTATTTTCTCCTTGCCAGCCTCTCCTTCGTTGACATCTTCTTCTCCTCTGTGACTATCCCTAAGGCATTGGCCAACCATCTCCTGGGCACCAAAGCCATCTCCTTTGGAGGATGCCTAACACAGATGTGTTTCATGTTAGCTCTGGGTAACACAGATAGTTATATCCTGGCTGCTATGGCCTTTGATCGAGCTGTGGCCATCACTCGCCCACTTCATTACACAACAATTATGAGCCCACGGACTTGTGTCCTGCTAGTCATTGGGTCTTGGGTGATTGGAAATGTCAATGCCTTCCCCCACACTCTGCTCACAGCTAGCCTGTCCTTCTGTGGAAACCAGGAAGTGGCCAACTTCTACTGTGACATTGCCTCTTTGCTCAAGCTGTCCTGTTCTGACACCCACTTTAATGTGAAGATGATGTACCTGGGGGCTGCTGTTTTCTCTGTGCCATTACTATGCATCATCATCTCTTATGTTCGGGTCTTTTCCACAGTCTTACGGGTTCCATCCACCAAAGGTGTGCtcaaagccttctccacctgtggctcCCACCTCACCGTTGTTTCTCTGTATTATGGGACAGTCATGGGCATGTACTTCCGCCCTCTGACTAGTTACAGCCTAAAGGACGCTGTGATAACTGTGATGTACATCGCAGTGACTCCAATGCTAAATCCTTTCATCTACAGTCTGAGGAATCGGGACATGAAGGCTGCCCTGGGGAAACTCTTCAGCAGGAGAATCTTCTCATAA
- the OR1P1 gene encoding olfactory receptor family 1 subfamily P member 1 — protein sequence MAGGNQSSVFEFLLWGLSEQPEQQHRLFLLFLWMYLVTVAGNLLIILAIGTDTRLHTPMYFFLASLSCADILFISTTVPRALVNIQTQNRSISYVECLTQLYFFLTFGDMDIFILTTMAYDRYVAICHPLHYAMVMSRRCCIILVTACWTLTSLVAMTHTFLIFRLSFCSKKIIPDFFCDLGPLMKVSCSDTQVNERVLLFLGGAVILIPFGLILVSYIRIVSAILRVPSAQGRYKAFSTCGAHLAVVALFFGTVIRAYLWPSSSSSSSIEEDTAAAVMYTVVTPLLNPFIYSLRTKDMQGALGRLLRGKVSFSCGQ from the coding sequence ATGGCAGGAGGGAACCAGAGCAGCGTCTTTGAGTTCCTCCTCTGGGGACTCTCTGAGCAGCCAGAGCAGCAGCACAGGCTCTTCCTGCTCTTCTTGTGGATGTACTTGGTCACGGTGGCTGGGAACCTACTCATCATCCTGGCCATTGGCACTGACACGCGTCTTCAcacacccatgtacttcttcctcgcCAGCCTGTCTTGTGCAGACATCCTTTTCATCTCCACCACTGTCCCCAGGGCCCTGGTGAACATCCAGACCCAGAACAGGTCCATTTCTTATGTAGAATGCCTGACTCAGCTCTACTTTTTCTTGACATTTGGGGACATGGACATATTTATCCTAACTacaatggcctatgaccgctatgtggccatctgccaccctCTCCACTACGCCATGGTCATGAGCCGCCGGTGTTGCATCATCCTGGTTACTGCCTGCTGGACCCTTACGAGTCTTGTTGCCATGACGCACACCTTCCTCATATTCCGACTTTCCTTCTGCTCTAAGAAGATCATTCCCGACTTCTTCTGTGATCTGGGACCCCTGATGAAGGTGTCTTGCTCTGACACTCAGGTCAATGAGCGTGTGCTCCTCTTCTTGGGGGGAGCAGTCATTTTAATCCCCTTCGGGCTCATTCTGGTCTCTTATATCCGCATTGTTTCAGCCATCCTCAGGGTCCCCTCTGCCCAAGGAAGGTACAAGGCCTTCTCTACCTGTGGAGCCCACCTTGCTGTTGTTGCCTTGTTCTTTGGGACTGTGATCAGGGCTTATCTGTGGCCCTCATCCTCTTCCTCCAGTTCAATAGAAGAGGATACGGCAGCTGCCGTCATGTACACAGTGGTGACTCCTCTGCTAAACCCCTTCATTTACAGCCTGCGGACCAAGGACATGCAGGGAGCCCTGGGGAGACTTCTCAGGGGCAAAGTCTCCTTCTCCTGTGGTCAGTGA